In the Acropora muricata isolate sample 2 chromosome 10, ASM3666990v1, whole genome shotgun sequence genome, one interval contains:
- the LOC136931242 gene encoding zinc finger protein 474-like — translation MPKPNTVLCYICGREFSSHSINVHERQCAKRWEMTKQREKEVAQQKQRRKSTQDQRKRRVLPDVPTFNRQQSLSMDDIRASSKSDVTSQKRLSTLTLQDIEQGQRLIKERSKSLLSSVTTPASKQGTVEKTGNHSDSSSEKAEVQSHSSGEQNTSDDDDIDKCSMSAYIVSEQSKGDSNNEQTVLQRKDVDDNHLTLPLQRRGGSLESLTGSSDSQETPRGTEKEKLSLKSNTNLTVCYICGREFGSKSLKIHEPQCLRKWRLANPKRSRSPCTRGLQTTITKAGSVSSLTGNVNTSPRNSTVSPLNKEINTRSASCDNLLDRTNYAPKVTKGIHQIPRMILCYLCGKQFTTHSLLIHEKQCLKRWEAQKRLEQAEKIQKEKQSKKRHSVHLPVTIKIDRAVEENNNKEMPKRSGSYGDLLSPDTANFSEGRYMPSKPALVVCYLCGREYGSASISIHEKQCQKKWKENKAEKVKDRPRTSKDMTGAKQRPKAFVS, via the coding sequence ATGCCAAAACCGAACACAGTTCTTTGTTATATCTGCGGGAGGGAATTTAGTTCACACTCTATTAATGTCCATGAGCGACAATGCGCAAAGAGATGGGAAATGacaaaacaaagggaaaaagaaGTGGCGCAGCAAAAGCAGAGAAGGAAATCGACACAAGATCAACGAAAACGAAGAGTTCTTCCCGATGTGCCAACTTTTAACAGACAACAAAGTCTGAGTATGGATGACATAAGAGCGTCTTCCAAGtcggatgtgacgtcacaaaagagGCTAAGTACACTAACTCTTCAAGATATTGAACAAGGGCAAAGGTTGATTAAAGAGCGTTCCAAATCATTGCTGAGCTCTGTAACTACACCAGCATCAAAACAAGGAACTGTGGAAAAAACTGGTAATCATTCTGATTCGTCGTCTGAGAAGGCAGAAGTGCAATCACATTCCTCTGGAGAGCAAAACACATCAGATGATGATGACATTGACAAGTGCAGCATGTCAGCCTACATTGTCTCTGAACAATCAAAAGGTGATAGCAATAATGAACAAACAGTGTTACAAAGGAAAGACGTAGATGACAATCACTTGACTTTGCCTCTACAGAGGAGAGGAGGGTCGCTGGAGTCACTTACAGGATCATCCGATTCACAGGAAACCCCTAGAGGAACTGAAAAGGAGaaactttctttgaaaagtaACACTAACTTGACAGTGTGTTATATCTGTGGAAGGGAATTTGGATCTAAGTCATTAAAAATTCATGAGCCCCAGTGCCTTCGGAAGTGGCGCCTTGCTAATCCTAAGCGTTCACGTAGTCCATGCACACGTGGGCTTCAAACAACAATCACTAAAGCAGGTTCAGTGTCTTCTTTGACTGGTAATGTCAACACATCCCCTCGAAACTCAACTGTCTCCCCtctaaacaaagaaataaatactCGGTCTGCATCTTGTGACAACCTCTTAGACAGAACCAACTACGCGCCCAAAGTCACCAAGGGCATTCATCAGATACCAAGAATGATACTTTGTTATCTGTGCGGGAAACAGTTCACGACACACTCTCTTCTGATCCATGAAAAACAATGCCTGAAAAGGTGGGAGGCTCAGAAAAGATTAGAGCAAGCAGagaaaatacaaaaagaaaagcaatcAAAGAAACGGCATTCAGTTCATCTTCCTGTTAcaataaaaattgatcgtgctgttgaggaaaacaacaacaaagaaatgcCTAAGAGAAGTGGCAGTTATGGAGATCTCCTGTCACCAGACACAGCAAATTTCAGTGAAGGAAGGTACATGCCAAGCAAGCCAGCCTTGGTTGTGTGCTATCTTTGTGGCAGAGAATATGGGTCTGCATCAATTTCCATCCACGAGAAACAGTGTCAAAAGAAGTGGAAAGAAAACAAGGCAGAGAAGGTGAAAGACAGGCCACGAACAAGTAAAGATATGACTGGTGCAAAGCAAAGGCCAAAAGCATTTGTGTCGTAA
- the LOC136931244 gene encoding HAUS augmin-like complex subunit 1 — protein sequence MASNRYAEDDIGRHTKVFSWLQQVFGEDSIPQFEINNFTLGVLEKLANINQEQNKHGEIITKDYIQKCSEYAAEAERLSRITEHIGLPVSCMSQSGRTSLKTLASVALLLATKNCSTSSLLLGIAQQSQALSDAVHANSEEKQLLSRLLSKTKIAQSNYSDLQRSLDGLKDLAASQAPKLKKNETETDFVRLKCKEYEKTNRELEIYQGKLQLDSSIFHDTLVKKSQDVRTIHEKIKPVKQKLEVYHSLPPDISQARVMVGEAKMQLEMLERQLSLSIDTLHL from the exons ATGGCCAGCAATCGATATGCAGAGGACGATATAGGAAGGCACACTAAG GTCTTTTCATGGCTACAACAAGTTTTTGGGGAAGATTCAATTCCACAATTTGAGATCAACAACTTCACATTAGGCGTTTTGGAGAAGCTTGCCAACATAAACCAAGAACAGAATAAACATGGGGAAATCATAACAAAAGACTACATTCAAAAATGCTCAGAATATGCTGCTGAAG CTGAAAGACTTAGCAGAATCACAGAACACATTGGGTTACCTGTGTCATGTATGTCTCAGTCAGGAAGAACAAGTTTGAAAACGCTTGCCTCTGTTGCACTTTTGCTTGCAACTAAAAACTGCTCTACATCGAG TCTACTTTTAGGGATTGCACAACAAAGTCAGGCCTTGTCTGATGCAGTTCATGCAAACTCTGAAGAAAAGCAACTTCTTTCAAGACttctttcaaaaacaaagaTTGCTCAAAGTAACTACTCTGACCTACAAAG ATCCCTTGATGGTCTGAAAGATTTGGCAGCATCACAAGCACCAAAGTTGAAGAAAAACGAGACTGAGACAGATTTTGTGAGATTAAAATGCAAAGAATATGAGAAAACCAACCGAGAACTTGAG ATATATCAAGGGAAACTGCAGCTGGATTCAAGTATCTTCCATGACACCCTTGTCAAGAAATCACAG GATGTGAGAACTATCCACGAAAAAATCAAACCAGTGAAACAGAAATTGGAAGTGTACCATAGTCTTCCCCCA GATATTTCACAGGCCAGAGTTATGGTTGGAGAAGCAAAGATGCAATTG GAAATGTTGGAGCGACAACTGTCTCTCAGCATAGACACACTTCACCTGTAA